The stretch of DNA ATACTGGGATAGGACAGTCCGATGCCACATGCTTCTTTCTGGTCCCACTCTACCTCCCAGTAATGTCTTCCTGAGGAGAGGCCACATCTGCTTAACACCTGGGCATCAAACTGGAACCTTCCTGGTGATTCTGGTCTGATATATTTATTTACTGATCTTGTTGCTGTTTTCAGATCTTCTGATATTTTCACATGTATATTAGCAGTGTCCTCATCCAGAAATGTGTCTGGAACATGGAGCCCGAGCTCTGATGTGACATTGGTGACAATATCCCTCATAGCTCGGTGTAAGGTCAGTGAGATCAGAACCTCATCCAGATCATCCTCAGACCTGCCCTCTCCACCATCTCCCCCTgtgtcctcatcatctccatgacCACATACTGTAATGTCACTTTCTTGTAGGAGTCTTATTGGGTCGGTGACATGACACATCTTCTCCATGTGACGCATCTTCCTGGGCAGCTCGTCGGCCTCTATTTCCAGCTTCTTGATCAGATCAGATATCTGGGACACAATCTTCTCCTCCTGCCTGGAGATCTCGCTCAGCGCTTTCTTTTCTGCCATTTCTAGTTGTTTCTTAATGTCCATAAATAACTTCCTGACGTTCTTCCTCTTATCAGAGGCCTTCTCCTGGATATTCCTCTGACGATCCTGCAGATTCTGAAGTTTTgtttgaatttctgctttttgtggGTTTAGTTTCTCCAGATATTTCCTCAGTTTCTCTTTCTCCTTCTCAGAGGCCACGTCCAGTAGCTCCACGTTATGTCCCTTGTGGTCCCCGGCCACCCAGCAGGACACACAGATACAGGCGGCGTCTATAGGACAATAGTATTTCAGCACCTCCTTGTGTGTGGAGCATTTTCTGTCCTTCAAGGTAACAATGGGTTCAACTAAAGTATGTTCTGGTGACTTACTGTGTCTACTCAAGTGCTTTTCACAGAACGAGGCCTCACACTGCAGACATGTCCTCACAGCCGGTACAGGAGAATCACAGTAAGTACAGAAGATCCCGGTCTCCTCCATATCAGGCTGAGCAGATAAGAAATGCTCCACCATGTTCCCCAGCTTGCTGTTCTTCTCCAGGGCCGGACGCTCCGGATATTCTGCTCTGCAGTCAGGACAGGAATACACTCCAGCTGCCTCCTGCGCATCCAGCGCACTCACAATACACGAGCGGCAGAAGTTGTGTCCACATCTCAGGGACACGGGGTCTGTATAGAGGCTCCGGCAGATGGAGCAGTCCAGCTCGGCTCTCAGATCAGCAGACGACAACCCAGATCCTCTCATTTGCATAGTCAACGACAGATCCATGTTGTCCAAGGAAATCAGAACCTAAAATAGAGACAGAGTCAGGTAAATTCATCAAATATGCCTTTAAATCAAATTCTTGATTGTCTATCTTTAACACAGGATCTTTTGCTTCTATGGCCACAGCATGGGATCCCTGAAAAGCTTGTAGACTTAGTCTCTGCACGGTAGACAAGGGATGCATTTGGAGTTGTGGTGCATGTAAAATTGAGATAGAGGCTCCGGTATCAATAAACATTTTCTGCTGTGGACCTCTTTCCACGGCAGCAAATATAATAGGTCTATTGCATCTATCTGTCTTGAACTCCACAACTGGAGGGATGGAGGCGACACTTTCCTAGGCTGAGTTTGTTTGAGGAGAGCCATTAATGAGACCTTGAGAGCAATTGGTGACATTAGATCAGTTTGCCCGGCCGTTTGAATTGCTTTCAACTTCTCAAtctctcttaaagggtttctgtcaccccgcaaaactctttttttttttttgggatagttagattcctcatagtgcgatatagcagaatataatgctcttacttactttcatgcggccgattctttataaaacgaacttttataatatgtaaatgagggctctaccagcaagtagggcgtctacttgctggtagctgctgcagaaatccgccccctcgccgtgttgattgacagggccagccgtgatctcctcctccggccggccctgtcagtaattcaaaaatcgcgcgcctcgcgtcattcggcgcaggcgctctgagatgaggaggctcgtatcctcagcactccctcagtgcgcctgcgccgatgacgtcttctctttcggtgatgtcatcggcgcaggcgcactgagggagtgctgaggatacgagcctcctcatctcagagcgcctgcgccgaatgacgcgaggcgcgcgatttttgaattactgacagggccggccggaggaggagatcacggctggccctgtcaatcaacacggcgagggggcggatttctgcagcagctaccagcaagtagacgccctacttgctggtagagccctcatttacatattataaaagttcgttttataaagaatcggccgcatgaaagtaagtaagagcattatattctgctatatcgcactatgagcaatctaactatccaaaaaaaaaaaaaaagagttttgcggggtgacagaaaccctttaaggcactTGACAATTGAAGCTGCAACTCTTTGACTGAGTTATTAGCTGGTGGTACGGGGGCATTTGCTAGCCTATACCTACAATTCCTTGAGATATGACCCACCTGACCACATACAAAACATGCGAAGGATCCTTTAAAATATTGTGAGGACTTCCTAACATTATTGAGGCCCTTCAACCGCAGCTACTCTTACTCTATGAGGAAAATGAACGGGACCCAAAGTTTTTTAGGGATGGACATCCAACACGGTCAACTATAAGGAGAAACTCCTTACCTAGCTTAAACTATACCTTACCAGGAGAAACAAGGACCTTCTCAACATCATCACAAAGACACAAGGTAAGTGAATGCATGGACACACATGTCTAACCATGATATTGTCATGTGTATGCTGGCCCAATGAGTGACCATGAATAAATATTTTAGTTACAAGAGCCTCACGAACTGGAACAAGTGCCTGTGGACATTCCTTTTGTTACTTTAGAAACACAAGAGACAGCTTTGTGTGAAGATGCTCCTACTTCTGCTCAGCCAAATATTATACTAGAAAGAATTGACCTCAAAGTCTTCACCGATATTGGCTATTGGCcagaaactgtggatgaaactttGAAAACTGAAAACTGAACTTGTCAAGAGAGGAACAGTGGAAGTACAGAATAAGGATGCATTGTTTCCAAAAGATAGTGATGGCAGGTCATTTTCTAAGGAATGGTTCTACATGAATTTGGAGAATGGCGAGACTATGTTAAGGACATGGTTAGTGTTTTCACCTATGAAATGTGCTGCATATTGCTTTCCTTGTATGCTTTTCCAGAAGGCCAAAGGGAAAAGTTCTTTTGGAAAGTCTAATGGATTTAAAGCCTGGAGAAAACTAAACCCCAGGTTGCTAGAACATGAGCATAGTTTTTACCACCTTCGTGCATTTACAACGTGGAAAGAATTTGAAATGCGGCTACAAAAAGAAACTTTTGATGCTGCTGCCCAGCTTGTACAACCGAGGTCATTTGAAAAGTGGAAGGCAATCCTAGCCAGAATACTTGACTGTGTGCTATATCTAGCAAGGCAATCCTTACCCTTACGTGGTCACTCTGAAAATATAAGCACTGATGATAAGTGTGGAAACTTCCTAGAAACTTTTAAGCTACTAGCAAAATATGACCCAGTTGCCAATCAGCACCTTCACAAAGTTCAGCAGGCACATGGGTACTCTGTATCCTACCTCTCTCCACAGAGCCAGAATGAGTTCATCAGCTTGCTTGGTGATCATGTTAGAACAGCCATCTTGCAAAGAATCACAAAGGCCAAGTATTTTGCTATCATGTTTGATAGCACTCCAGATATTTCTCACACTGACCAAATGTCACAAGTGATTCGATATGTTCACATTGAAGATACTGAAGTCAACGTTCTCGATTTTATTCAGTTATCTGGGAAATCAGCAGATATTATTACAAAACACATTTGTGACAAGTTaaagacagatggccttaagctgGAGCACTGCTATGGCCAAGGATACGACAACGCAGCAACTATGGCTGGACACATTAGGGGAGTACAGAAGAGCATTTTGGATATCAATCCCAAAGCAGTGTTTGTGCCATGTAACAATCACTCGCTCAATCTTGCCGGTGTGCATGCAGTTGGCGTTGGAACAAAGTCAATAACTTTCTTTAGCACTGTAGAGAAATTATATACTTTCTTCTCAAGCTCCACCCATAGATGGGATGTTCTTAAGGAACATGTACCAATTAACTTAAAGCGATCGTGTGACACAAGATGGAGTTCAAAGCATGAAGCTGTATGTGTACTTGCTAAACACACTGATAAAATAATAGATGCTTTGGAAATTCTGCGAGACAGGCCAGGAGAAAACTTTGAAACCAAAGAGGATGCAGGAAGTCTATTAGTTTGCATTATgacttatcctttttttttcattcttgcATTTTTGGAGTCCAGTATTAAACGAAGTGAATGAtgctcagctctacctgcagcaaaaaggacttgCCCTTGATCAATGTGTGCAAAAGCTGAAAGCACTGGTTTTATTTTGCCAAGAAAAACGAGACAGTGTAGTGTTAGAGGCAACTGAGAAAGCTCTGCAGATATGTCAAATGTACAACATGTCTACAGAGAGAAGAGTTGGAAGACGTAAAAAGATGCCTGGTGAGCTAAGTTGTGACGCTGGCTTGACCTTAATACAAGAAACAAGAAGAGAACAACTAGAAGCAATTGATCGTCTTGAGGCAGAAATCACAAAACGCTCAACACAGATGACTATGCTTCACCAGAGATTTGCTTTCCTGCAAATCCAGACTTTGCTAGATATTGAAAAAGATGATTTTATCATTGAACAAATTCAGCACACATGTTCTAAGTACACAGAATGCTGCAGCTGTGTTCAATGAAATAAATCGCCTTCGGAAGCACATTGTCTTGTATGAGGAAGTCAACACCGATGGGCAGCCTGCTAACTGGACCGCTTTAGATTTGCTTCGACGGGTGTACAAGTGGAAGCTG from Bufo bufo chromosome 7, aBufBuf1.1, whole genome shotgun sequence encodes:
- the LOC121007557 gene encoding E3 ubiquitin/ISG15 ligase TRIM25-like yields the protein MDLSLTMQMRGSGLSSADLRAELDCSICRSLYTDPVSLRCGHNFCRSCIVSALDAQEAAGVYSCPDCRAEYPERPALEKNSKLGNMVEHFLSAQPDMEETGIFCTYCDSPVPAVRTCLQCEASFCEKHLSRHSKSPEHTLVEPIVTLKDRKCSTHKEVLKYYCPIDAACICVSCWVAGDHKGHNVELLDVASEKEKEKLRKYLEKLNPQKAEIQTKLQNLQDRQRNIQEKASDKRKNVRKLFMDIKKQLEMAEKKALSEISRQEEKIVSQISDLIKKLEIEADELPRKMRHMEKMCHVTDPIRLLQESDITVCGHGDDEDTGGDGGEGRSEDDLDEVLISLTLHRAMRDIVTNVTSELGLHVPDTFLDEDTANIHVKISEDLKTATRSVNKYIRPESPGRFQFDAQVLSRCGLSSGRHYWEVEWDQKEACGIGLSYPSIEREGLQSSIGDNDKSWCLVMSSAGFEAYHNSVTSPLSVDTTCPGLGVFLDYEAGRLSFYQLCDPIRHLHTFTASFSEPLHLLFGLWPKASVRIIS